Proteins encoded within one genomic window of Kibdelosporangium phytohabitans:
- the serA gene encoding phosphoglycerate dehydrogenase, with protein MTATSRPVVLIAEKLAPSVLDVFGEEVEVRHVDGTDRPALLTEVANADALLVRSATKVDAEVLGATSKLKVVARAGVGLDNVEVPAATERGVLVVNAPTSNIVSAAEHAVGLLLAVARRIPAADQSLQGGAWKRSSYSGVEINGKTVGVVGLGKIGQLFAARLAAFDTKLIAYDPYVSPARAAQLGIELVELDELLARADFISVHLPKTPETKGLIGADQLGKTKKGVLIVNAARGGLIDEQALADAIQSGQVGGAGIDVFATEPTTSSPLFGLPNVVVTPHLGASTEEAQDRAGTDVARSVLLALRGDFVPDGVNVVGGAVGDEVRPYLPLTHKLGLVLAATGTGTPTSLTVEVRGELSNEDVSILALAAERGAFHGLVDTTVTFVNAPRLAEELGVQVDIVKESESAAHRSLVTLRAVYPDGGTITVSGTVSGLAQVEKLVGFNGRSFDLRAEGTVLLAAYPDRPGVMGTVGTLLGEAGINIEAAQISQTKTGNDAIMILRVDRQVDASVLDSIGLSIAATNIRAVQFDD; from the coding sequence GTGACTGCAACCAGCCGACCTGTCGTTCTCATCGCCGAGAAGCTGGCTCCATCCGTGCTTGACGTGTTCGGCGAGGAAGTCGAGGTCCGGCACGTCGACGGCACGGACCGTCCCGCGCTGCTGACCGAGGTCGCCAACGCGGACGCGTTGCTCGTCCGTTCGGCGACCAAAGTGGACGCCGAGGTGCTCGGGGCCACGTCGAAGCTGAAGGTCGTCGCCCGCGCGGGTGTCGGGCTGGACAACGTCGAGGTGCCTGCCGCGACCGAGCGCGGTGTGCTGGTGGTGAACGCGCCGACGTCGAACATCGTCTCGGCCGCCGAGCACGCCGTCGGCCTGCTGCTGGCCGTCGCCCGCCGGATTCCGGCGGCGGACCAGAGCCTGCAGGGCGGGGCGTGGAAGCGCAGCTCGTACTCGGGCGTGGAGATCAACGGCAAGACGGTCGGTGTCGTGGGGCTGGGCAAGATCGGCCAGCTGTTCGCCGCGAGGCTGGCCGCGTTCGACACCAAGCTGATCGCGTACGACCCGTACGTGTCGCCCGCGCGTGCCGCGCAGCTGGGCATCGAGCTCGTGGAGCTGGACGAGTTGCTGGCCAGGGCGGACTTCATCTCGGTGCACCTGCCCAAGACTCCGGAGACCAAGGGCCTGATCGGCGCGGACCAGCTCGGCAAGACGAAGAAGGGCGTGCTGATCGTCAACGCGGCGCGCGGTGGCCTGATCGACGAGCAGGCGCTGGCGGACGCGATCCAGTCGGGCCAGGTGGGTGGAGCGGGCATCGACGTGTTCGCGACCGAGCCGACGACCTCGAGCCCGCTGTTCGGCCTGCCGAACGTCGTGGTCACCCCGCACCTGGGCGCCTCGACGGAAGAAGCGCAGGACCGCGCGGGCACGGACGTGGCCCGCAGCGTGCTGCTGGCCCTGCGCGGCGACTTCGTACCCGATGGTGTGAACGTCGTCGGTGGCGCGGTGGGCGACGAGGTGCGCCCGTACCTGCCGCTGACGCACAAGCTCGGCCTGGTGCTGGCCGCGACGGGGACCGGAACGCCGACCTCGCTGACGGTCGAGGTCCGCGGTGAGCTGTCCAATGAGGACGTCTCGATCCTGGCTCTCGCCGCGGAGCGCGGCGCGTTCCACGGCCTGGTCGACACAACGGTGACGTTCGTGAACGCCCCGCGCCTGGCCGAGGAACTGGGCGTGCAGGTGGACATCGTCAAGGAGTCGGAGAGCGCGGCGCACCGAAGCCTGGTGACGCTGCGCGCGGTCTACCCGGACGGCGGAACGATCACGGTGTCCGGCACGGTCTCGGGCCTCGCGCAGGTGGAGAAGCTGGTGGGCTTCAACGGCCGCAGCTTCGACCTGCGCGCGGAAGGCACAGTCCTGCTGGCCGCGTACCCCGACCGCCCCGGCGTGATGGGAACGGTGGGAACCCTGCTGGGAGAAGCGGGCATCAACATCGAAGCGGCCCAGATCAGCCAGACGAAGACGGGTAACGACGCGATCATGATCCTGCGAGTGGACCGGCAGGTAGATGCCTCGGTGCTCGACTCGATCGGCCTGAGCATAGCGGCGACGAACATCCGCGCGGTCCAGTTCGACGACTGA
- the cimA gene encoding citramalate synthase: protein MTRKSPAGTPLGDDFHVYDTTLRDGAQREGISYSAADKLVVARLLDELGVGFIEGGWPGALPKDTEFFARAAAGELELKHAALVAFGSTRKAGTTAARDPQVKALLDSQAPVVTLVAKSDRRHIELALRTDVDEACEMVRDTVAFLTGEGRRVFLDAEHFFDGYAFDPDTALRVLTAGVDGGADVVVLCDTNGGQLPLGLAETVRQVIDRTGFRVGIHCQDDTSCAVANSVAAVQAGASHVQCTANGYGERAGNADLFAVVGNLVTKLGMPVLPTERAAELTRVSHALAEIANIAPDTHQAYVGSSAFAHKAGLHASAIKVDPELYNHIDPEVVGNDMRVLVTEMAGRASLELKGRELGVDLAGRPAALTGAVRKVKELEARGWSFEAADASLELLLRAQVAEADQLPVAAPPFVLESYRVILDHHVDGTVVSEATVKVHVAGERAIATAEGNGPVHALDAALRKALLPHLSWLDQVELADYKVRILTDHPGTDAVTRVLVESTDGQREWTTVGVHGNIVEASWLALCDALVHKALRAGQPVS from the coding sequence GTGACCCGCAAGAGCCCGGCCGGCACGCCGCTCGGCGACGACTTCCACGTGTACGACACGACGCTGCGGGACGGGGCCCAGCGTGAGGGAATCTCCTACTCGGCCGCGGACAAGCTCGTCGTCGCCCGCCTGTTGGACGAACTGGGTGTCGGGTTCATCGAAGGTGGCTGGCCAGGCGCTTTGCCGAAGGACACGGAGTTCTTCGCCCGCGCGGCGGCCGGGGAGCTGGAGCTCAAGCACGCCGCGCTCGTCGCGTTCGGATCCACCCGCAAAGCCGGGACGACGGCGGCGCGGGACCCGCAGGTGAAGGCGTTGCTCGACTCGCAGGCACCGGTCGTCACGCTGGTCGCCAAGTCCGACCGCAGGCACATCGAACTCGCGCTGAGGACCGATGTGGACGAAGCGTGCGAGATGGTCCGTGACACCGTGGCGTTCCTGACGGGCGAAGGGCGACGGGTGTTCCTCGACGCGGAACACTTCTTCGACGGCTACGCCTTCGACCCGGACACGGCGTTGCGCGTGCTCACCGCCGGTGTGGACGGTGGCGCGGACGTGGTCGTGTTGTGTGACACCAACGGTGGCCAGTTGCCTTTGGGGCTGGCCGAAACCGTCCGGCAGGTGATCGACCGGACCGGCTTCCGGGTCGGCATCCACTGCCAGGACGACACATCTTGTGCCGTGGCGAACTCCGTCGCGGCGGTCCAGGCGGGCGCTAGCCACGTGCAGTGCACCGCGAACGGATACGGCGAACGGGCGGGCAACGCCGACCTGTTCGCCGTAGTGGGAAATCTCGTGACCAAGCTCGGCATGCCGGTGCTACCCACCGAACGCGCCGCCGAGCTCACCCGGGTCTCCCATGCTCTTGCCGAGATCGCGAACATCGCACCCGACACCCACCAGGCCTACGTCGGGTCGTCAGCGTTCGCCCACAAGGCGGGCCTGCACGCGAGCGCGATCAAAGTCGATCCGGAGCTGTACAACCACATCGATCCGGAAGTCGTCGGCAACGACATGCGGGTACTGGTCACCGAGATGGCCGGTCGGGCCAGCCTGGAGCTCAAGGGACGTGAGCTCGGGGTTGACCTGGCCGGTCGGCCCGCCGCGCTGACAGGCGCGGTGCGGAAGGTGAAGGAGTTGGAAGCGCGGGGCTGGTCCTTCGAGGCCGCGGACGCGTCGCTGGAGTTGTTGCTCCGCGCCCAGGTGGCGGAGGCCGACCAGTTGCCGGTGGCCGCGCCGCCGTTCGTGCTCGAGTCCTACCGGGTGATCCTGGACCACCACGTGGACGGGACAGTGGTGTCGGAGGCGACGGTGAAGGTGCACGTCGCCGGTGAACGCGCGATCGCGACGGCGGAAGGCAACGGCCCGGTGCACGCACTGGACGCGGCACTGCGGAAGGCGTTGCTGCCGCATCTGTCCTGGCTGGACCAGGTCGAGCTGGCGGACTACAAGGTCCGGATCCTGACCGACCACCCGGGCACCGACGCGGTGACGAGGGTGCTGGTGGAATCCACGGACGGTCAGCGCGAGTGGACCACGGTCGGCGTGCACGGCAACATCGTCGAAGCGAGCTGGCTGGCGTTGTGCGACGCGTTGGTCCACAAGGCGTTGCGGGCCGGTCAGCCGGTTTCGTGA
- a CDS encoding S8 family peptidase, producing MIALVTLALVASVSTAGTAVSRPRDLPLATAIPIRALSTAEKVSERFTRDGPATAFVELDRPPAVDVYNEQSNRAGGSREQAAEAARAAVADITATAESLSATLRARDSSAEFLFTTVNAVAGMVVRGEASAIRDLAARGEVQSIRPVMPKTLTNATAVQVTKALNVWQNTGRLGDKIRVGVIDDGIDYTHATFGGPGTPAAYTAIDRIKTDPAYFPTTKVVGGYDFAGDQYDASGTNGSKTPAPDPNPIACGEHGTHVAGTAAGFGVNADGTTFRGEYPKLTPQVLDDMRIGPGTAPNASIYAVKIFGCGGSTDLTAKALDWVLDPNGDGDFTDHLDVVNMSLGSNFGAPDDPENAFVRKLTSNGVLSVIAGGNGGDVYDIGGAPGNTPEALTVASTLDPFVMRDAVTVTAPADVAADVGGQYGLAYTTYDSLDLTKPVTPMPDQSNADGCNPFTEADKTAVTGKIVWLEWDDADSTRRCGSTARSLNAKNAGAAGVLLPSGTDQFAAGIAGVDGMPTFQLTATATKPLLPALRAGTLTVRMQGAKRGTLKTKSPEINDTPSRFTSRGVRGPAVKPDVAAPGDTIASALATSGNQVLVISGTSMATPHVAGVAALVRQAHPDWTPEEVKAAVMTTANDDVRTEPNGIVFAPQRTGAGRVNAQSAVDTEVLAMVQEAPGSVSVSFGTVEVLNRVSVSRTVRLVNKGGKVVDFTASYEDITRIPGVRYEVSPPQVVVAPNSTAAVTVTLHVDDPLALRRTIDPTVVLKQRDVARQFVADASGRIALTSVSGTRLRVPVYAAPKPVAKVSTEPAVTFDSTDQGVLPILGKGLDQGEGREAYRSLISVLELQATSPQLPSCRRNVAKSCTVNDTAKGGDIRFVGVASTAPWALEHGKPDKAFLAFGIVTWGNRYNSGGNTFPYVEIDTNNDGTMDFQSFVTKLTGTDVWVVNTVDLVKPGKPTVASTAFNGLFADTDTNAFDSNVALLPVPLRALGIDPAAPSARFSYTVGVVGFYSPPGEESGLIDSVAGMSFDPLKPALRATGQGKDALVFAAKANTVLSIRRDKSVMATDRTEGLLVLNHHNASGDRAAVVRIPAN from the coding sequence ATGATCGCGCTGGTCACCCTCGCTCTGGTCGCGAGTGTGTCCACGGCGGGCACCGCTGTCAGCAGACCGCGCGATCTCCCCCTGGCCACTGCCATCCCGATTCGCGCGTTGTCCACCGCTGAGAAGGTCTCGGAGCGGTTCACGCGCGACGGCCCGGCGACCGCGTTCGTCGAGTTGGACCGGCCTCCCGCTGTCGACGTCTACAACGAACAGTCCAATCGGGCCGGTGGGAGCCGGGAGCAGGCCGCCGAGGCCGCGCGCGCCGCCGTCGCCGACATCACCGCAACGGCTGAATCCCTCTCCGCTACCCTGCGAGCGCGGGACAGCAGTGCCGAGTTCCTCTTCACCACGGTCAACGCTGTCGCGGGCATGGTTGTCCGTGGTGAGGCGTCGGCCATCCGGGACCTGGCCGCGCGGGGTGAGGTCCAGTCGATCCGCCCTGTCATGCCCAAGACCCTCACCAACGCCACCGCTGTGCAGGTCACCAAGGCTCTCAACGTGTGGCAGAACACCGGCCGTCTCGGTGACAAGATCCGGGTCGGTGTGATCGACGACGGCATCGACTACACGCACGCCACCTTCGGTGGTCCGGGCACGCCGGCGGCGTACACCGCGATCGACCGGATTAAGACCGACCCCGCCTACTTCCCGACCACCAAGGTCGTCGGCGGTTACGACTTCGCCGGTGACCAGTACGACGCGTCCGGGACCAACGGGTCCAAGACGCCTGCGCCCGACCCGAATCCGATCGCGTGCGGTGAGCATGGAACGCACGTGGCCGGGACGGCCGCGGGTTTCGGTGTGAACGCCGACGGCACGACGTTCCGGGGGGAGTACCCGAAGCTCACGCCGCAGGTCCTCGACGACATGCGGATCGGTCCCGGTACCGCCCCCAACGCGTCGATCTACGCGGTCAAGATCTTCGGCTGCGGCGGGTCGACCGACCTGACCGCGAAGGCTCTCGACTGGGTGCTCGACCCGAACGGCGACGGTGACTTCACCGACCACCTCGACGTGGTGAACATGTCCCTGGGCAGCAACTTCGGGGCGCCGGACGACCCGGAGAACGCGTTCGTCCGCAAGCTCACCAGCAACGGCGTGTTGTCGGTGATCGCGGGCGGCAACGGCGGCGACGTCTACGACATCGGTGGCGCGCCGGGCAATACGCCCGAGGCGTTGACCGTCGCCAGCACTCTGGACCCGTTCGTGATGCGTGACGCGGTCACGGTGACCGCGCCGGCGGACGTGGCCGCGGACGTCGGCGGGCAGTACGGACTGGCGTACACCACCTACGACAGCCTTGACCTGACCAAACCGGTGACGCCGATGCCCGACCAGTCCAACGCGGATGGCTGCAATCCGTTCACCGAGGCGGACAAGACCGCTGTCACGGGCAAGATCGTGTGGCTGGAGTGGGACGACGCCGACAGCACCCGCCGTTGCGGTTCGACGGCACGGTCCCTCAACGCCAAGAACGCCGGTGCGGCGGGGGTCCTGCTGCCGTCGGGCACGGACCAGTTCGCCGCGGGCATCGCCGGTGTCGACGGCATGCCCACTTTCCAGTTGACCGCGACGGCGACGAAACCGCTGCTGCCGGCCTTGCGGGCGGGCACGCTGACGGTGCGGATGCAGGGCGCGAAACGCGGCACGCTGAAAACCAAGTCGCCCGAGATCAACGACACGCCGAGCCGGTTCACCTCACGCGGGGTGCGCGGCCCCGCGGTCAAGCCGGACGTCGCCGCGCCGGGCGACACGATCGCGTCCGCGCTGGCCACCAGCGGCAACCAGGTCCTGGTGATCAGCGGGACCTCGATGGCCACACCGCATGTCGCCGGGGTCGCCGCGCTGGTCCGGCAGGCTCATCCGGACTGGACGCCCGAAGAGGTCAAGGCCGCGGTGATGACCACGGCGAACGACGACGTGCGCACCGAGCCGAACGGGATCGTCTTCGCGCCGCAGCGGACCGGCGCGGGCCGGGTGAACGCGCAGTCCGCTGTGGACACTGAGGTGCTCGCGATGGTCCAGGAGGCACCTGGTTCGGTGAGCGTGTCCTTCGGCACGGTCGAGGTGCTCAACCGGGTGTCGGTCAGCCGAACGGTGAGACTGGTCAACAAGGGCGGCAAGGTCGTCGATTTCACGGCCTCCTACGAGGACATCACCCGGATCCCGGGTGTTCGCTACGAGGTTTCCCCGCCGCAGGTGGTGGTCGCGCCGAACAGCACGGCGGCTGTGACCGTCACCCTGCACGTGGACGATCCGCTTGCCCTGCGCCGCACGATCGACCCGACTGTCGTGCTGAAACAGCGGGACGTCGCCCGCCAGTTCGTGGCGGACGCCTCCGGCAGGATCGCGCTGACGTCGGTTTCCGGCACGCGGTTGCGTGTCCCGGTGTACGCGGCGCCGAAACCGGTCGCCAAGGTCAGCACCGAACCGGCGGTGACCTTCGACAGCACGGACCAGGGCGTGCTGCCCATCCTGGGCAAGGGGCTCGACCAGGGTGAGGGCCGTGAGGCCTACCGGTCCCTGATCAGCGTGCTGGAGCTGCAGGCGACGTCGCCGCAGCTGCCGTCGTGCCGCCGCAACGTGGCCAAGAGTTGCACGGTCAACGACACCGCGAAGGGCGGTGACATCCGGTTCGTCGGTGTTGCGTCCACCGCACCGTGGGCGCTCGAACACGGCAAACCGGATAAGGCGTTCCTGGCGTTCGGCATCGTCACGTGGGGCAACCGGTACAACTCGGGCGGGAACACGTTCCCGTACGTGGAGATCGACACGAACAACGACGGCACCATGGACTTCCAGTCGTTCGTGACAAAGCTCACCGGCACCGACGTGTGGGTGGTGAACACAGTGGACTTGGTGAAGCCGGGCAAACCGACGGTGGCTAGTACCGCGTTCAACGGCCTGTTCGCCGACACGGACACGAACGCGTTCGACTCCAACGTGGCGTTGCTGCCGGTACCGCTCAGGGCACTGGGCATCGACCCGGCCGCGCCTTCGGCGCGGTTCTCGTACACGGTCGGGGTCGTGGGTTTCTACAGCCCGCCCGGTGAGGAGTCCGGCTTGATTGACAGCGTGGCCGGGATGTCGTTCGATCCGCTCAAGCCCGCGTTGCGGGCGACCGGGCAGGGCAAGGACGCGCTCGTGTTCGCCGCGAAAGCGAACACCGTGCTGTCCATCAGACGGGACAAGTCGGTCATGGCGACCGATCGGACGGAAGGGTTGCTGGTCCTCAACCACCACAATGCGAGCGGTGATCGTGCCGCGGTGGTGCGGATTCCCGCGAACTGA
- a CDS encoding helix-turn-helix domain-containing protein, which translates to MTRNDPPALHWLVGAELTHFRKQAGLTIAQAAGKSGIGRPKLGHMETGKYTQYPDDVANLMTVYGAPQRDVDRMASLAGSCSGRSWLAPWKHLVPDWFKTFVGLEGLAESEFVFEPMVLPGLLQTEEYAQAITDATGFVRRDQTERFVSFRLTRAKRLTDDVPLNLHVVVGEGALRLDVGTPDVREAQLRHVLTLAKLPTVTIQVIRPEDGPHAAMTGRIVVLDFAQAQSIAYSEQVDGAVYVQDQDDVRTYKMAVENLKSVALTPAKSLAWIRSVIDWH; encoded by the coding sequence ATGACCCGCAACGATCCCCCGGCATTGCACTGGCTCGTCGGAGCCGAGCTGACCCACTTCCGCAAGCAAGCGGGTCTGACCATCGCTCAGGCAGCCGGGAAATCCGGAATCGGCAGACCGAAACTCGGTCACATGGAAACCGGCAAGTACACGCAGTACCCGGACGACGTGGCGAACCTGATGACCGTGTACGGCGCCCCGCAACGGGATGTGGACCGGATGGCGTCGCTGGCCGGTTCGTGCAGCGGCCGATCCTGGCTCGCGCCCTGGAAGCACTTGGTGCCCGACTGGTTCAAGACCTTCGTCGGGCTGGAGGGGTTGGCGGAGTCGGAGTTCGTGTTCGAGCCGATGGTGTTGCCGGGCCTACTGCAAACAGAGGAATACGCGCAGGCCATAACGGATGCGACCGGATTCGTGCGCCGGGACCAAACTGAGAGGTTCGTGTCGTTCCGCCTGACCAGGGCCAAGCGCCTGACCGATGATGTGCCGCTCAACCTGCATGTGGTTGTCGGGGAAGGCGCCCTTCGACTGGACGTGGGAACTCCTGATGTGCGGGAGGCTCAACTCAGGCACGTGTTGACTTTGGCGAAGCTGCCGACCGTGACCATCCAGGTGATTCGGCCTGAAGATGGCCCGCACGCAGCCATGACGGGGCGAATTGTGGTGCTGGACTTCGCTCAAGCACAGTCGATCGCATACTCCGAGCAGGTTGATGGCGCGGTCTATGTGCAGGACCAAGATGATGTGCGGACCTATAAAATGGCAGTCGAGAATCTCAAGTCGGTCGCTCTCACTCCTGCGAAGTCTCTGGCCTGGATCCGGAGTGTGATCGACTGGCACTGA
- a CDS encoding DUF397 domain-containing protein, which produces MRWRKSSFSTNNGDCVEVAWTKSSFSANNGSCVEVSVSAHRVAARDSKNATSPILTFDHPAWASFLTTITR; this is translated from the coding sequence ATGCGATGGAGGAAGAGCAGCTTCAGCACCAACAACGGCGACTGTGTCGAAGTCGCGTGGACCAAGAGCAGCTTCAGCGCCAACAACGGATCTTGTGTCGAGGTGTCCGTTTCAGCTCACCGGGTTGCTGCTCGGGACTCCAAGAACGCCACCAGTCCCATCCTCACCTTCGACCACCCGGCCTGGGCTTCGTTCCTCACGACCATCACGCGCTGA
- a CDS encoding CocE/NonD family hydrolase, with product MFAGRKAVRAFATLTAGAVAVVALPAAAVHASPGAKATTEPKYSYADAIRETAYVESSVDGDNDGRKDRIAADIIRPRESAVGLRVPVIMVPSPYNAPVAASAATARDRAGEPKADDEYKDVEDDGTPSKFPDWYDNYFVPRGYAVVLVDLPGTRASEGCLTSGGSTEVLGTKAVVDWVGGRATATNKAGNRVAADWSTGKVGMIGRSWRGTEPIALATMDIPNLRTIVPISAISSWYDYQRSDGQVMGPDSPRRLASRWGSTRKVNPGACRPVWDKMAADSAESTGNYNAFWAERDYAKDVADVKPSVLMVHGLNDWNVRTRNGQQFWRGLNSPKKLWLHQEAHVDPFQTRPAEWTATLHRWFDYWLQGIDTGIMAEPQVGIERAPGQWQSHAAWPPRQSAPVKMHFGQGNTLLPRRDPAAGRQSFKEAFDQGQQKMILAPGQNSANRLMFVGQPLPGDVRLSGTPAITVGARSSGGGATPLTALLVDLGEDSRIAHNVPESGTVRTGREMCVGAGDAVDTGCFAEYGLDVRTSSAEIVTEGWTNTSHRESTRFVSPVKPGTQYTFRWQLQPEDYVFKAGHRIAVVIAGTDCTMISVPGTNDDCSVPAEDPWPKTTMDVDLANSHIELPLADS from the coding sequence TTGTTCGCAGGACGTAAGGCAGTTCGCGCTTTCGCGACGCTGACGGCAGGTGCGGTGGCGGTCGTCGCACTGCCGGCCGCGGCGGTCCACGCGTCACCCGGCGCGAAGGCGACGACCGAACCGAAGTACTCCTACGCGGACGCGATCCGCGAGACGGCGTACGTCGAGTCCTCGGTCGACGGGGACAACGACGGCCGCAAAGACCGGATCGCGGCCGACATCATCCGGCCGAGAGAGTCGGCCGTCGGGCTGAGAGTGCCGGTCATCATGGTGCCCAGCCCCTACAACGCCCCGGTCGCCGCGTCGGCGGCAACCGCCCGCGACCGGGCGGGGGAGCCGAAGGCCGACGACGAATACAAGGACGTCGAGGACGACGGCACCCCGTCGAAGTTCCCCGACTGGTACGACAACTACTTCGTGCCACGTGGATACGCCGTCGTGCTCGTCGACCTGCCCGGCACCCGTGCGTCGGAAGGTTGTCTCACCTCGGGCGGCAGCACGGAGGTGCTGGGGACGAAAGCGGTCGTGGACTGGGTCGGTGGCCGGGCCACCGCGACGAACAAAGCCGGGAACCGGGTCGCGGCGGACTGGTCGACCGGCAAGGTCGGCATGATCGGCCGGTCGTGGCGCGGCACGGAACCGATCGCGCTGGCCACAATGGACATCCCGAACCTGAGGACGATCGTGCCGATCTCCGCGATCAGCAGTTGGTACGACTACCAGCGGTCGGACGGCCAGGTCATGGGGCCGGACAGTCCGCGTCGGCTGGCCAGCAGGTGGGGATCCACCCGCAAGGTCAACCCCGGGGCGTGCCGCCCGGTCTGGGACAAGATGGCCGCCGACAGTGCCGAGAGCACAGGGAACTACAACGCGTTCTGGGCCGAGCGGGACTATGCCAAGGACGTGGCCGACGTGAAGCCCAGTGTGCTGATGGTGCACGGCCTCAACGACTGGAACGTGCGTACCCGCAACGGACAGCAGTTCTGGCGGGGCCTCAACAGCCCGAAGAAGCTCTGGCTGCACCAGGAAGCCCACGTCGACCCGTTCCAGACGCGCCCGGCGGAGTGGACCGCGACGCTGCACCGGTGGTTCGACTACTGGCTCCAGGGCATCGACACCGGGATCATGGCCGAACCGCAGGTCGGCATCGAGCGCGCTCCAGGGCAGTGGCAGAGCCACGCGGCGTGGCCGCCGCGCCAGTCCGCGCCGGTGAAGATGCACTTCGGTCAGGGCAACACCCTGCTGCCGCGGCGCGATCCGGCGGCGGGCAGGCAGTCGTTCAAGGAAGCGTTCGACCAGGGCCAGCAGAAGATGATCCTCGCACCGGGCCAGAACTCGGCCAACCGGCTGATGTTCGTCGGTCAACCGCTGCCGGGCGACGTCCGGCTCAGCGGAACCCCGGCGATCACCGTGGGCGCCAGGTCGTCGGGCGGCGGCGCGACACCGTTGACCGCGTTGCTGGTGGACCTCGGGGAGGACTCGCGCATCGCGCACAACGTGCCCGAGAGCGGGACCGTGCGAACAGGCCGGGAGATGTGCGTGGGCGCGGGTGACGCGGTCGACACCGGCTGTTTCGCCGAGTACGGGCTCGACGTCCGCACCAGCTCGGCCGAGATCGTCACCGAAGGCTGGACGAACACCAGTCACCGGGAGTCGACGCGGTTCGTCTCACCTGTGAAGCCGGGAACCCAGTACACGTTCCGGTGGCAGTTGCAGCCGGAGGACTACGTGTTCAAGGCCGGTCACCGGATCGCCGTGGTGATCGCGGGCACCGACTGCACGATGATCTCCGTGCCGGGCACGAACGACGACTGCAGCGTGCCGGCCGAGGACCCGTGGCCGAAGACGACGATGGACGTCGACCTGGCCAACAGCCACATCGAACTGCCGCTGGCCGACAGCTAA
- a CDS encoding DUF397 domain-containing protein has translation MSGDSAPIYDDKAHVRGNLDLTKAEWQRAAEPGADPDGEYVEIAFVEHTDGVTYTAMRNSKHPDGTILVFTPSEWDAFVQGVRAGEFDEPW, from the coding sequence ATGAGTGGTGACAGTGCGCCGATCTATGACGACAAAGCACACGTTCGAGGGAATCTCGACCTGACGAAGGCAGAGTGGCAGCGGGCCGCGGAACCCGGCGCGGATCCCGACGGGGAGTACGTTGAGATCGCGTTCGTCGAGCACACGGACGGAGTCACCTACACGGCAATGCGCAACTCGAAGCACCCGGATGGCACCATTCTGGTGTTCACTCCCAGTGAGTGGGACGCGTTCGTGCAGGGAGTTCGCGCCGGTGAATTCGACGAGCCGTGGTAG
- a CDS encoding 3-isopropylmalate dehydrogenase — protein sequence MRLAVIPGDGIGPEVIAEALKVLGEVVPSAEITRYDLGAARWHATGELLPESVLGELREHDAILLGAVGDPSVPSGILERGLLLRLRFELDHHVNLRPARLYPGVRSPIADPGDIDMIVVREGTEGLYAGNGGLLRKDTPHEIATEVSVNTSFGVERVVRDAFARASARPRKHLTLVHKTNVLAHAGSLWSRVVEEVSLQHPDVTVAYQHVDATTIHMVTDPGRFDVIVTDNLFGDILTDLAAAVTGGIGLAASGNLDITRRNPSMFEPVHGSAPDIAGQGIADPTAAVLSVALLLDHLGEREAARRIEASVAFDLATRDHASPGGTYAIGDRLAALVSSNTSRTTA from the coding sequence ATGCGGCTCGCGGTGATCCCCGGTGACGGGATCGGGCCGGAAGTGATCGCCGAGGCCCTCAAGGTGCTCGGCGAGGTCGTTCCGAGTGCTGAGATCACCCGGTACGACCTTGGGGCCGCTCGATGGCACGCGACGGGGGAGTTGCTGCCGGAGTCGGTTCTCGGCGAACTCCGGGAACATGACGCGATACTGCTCGGTGCGGTGGGTGACCCCTCGGTGCCGAGCGGGATCCTCGAACGCGGGCTGCTGCTGCGGCTGCGGTTCGAGCTCGACCACCACGTGAACCTTCGGCCGGCGAGGCTGTACCCGGGCGTGCGCAGCCCGATCGCCGACCCGGGTGACATCGACATGATCGTGGTCAGGGAAGGCACCGAAGGCCTGTACGCGGGCAACGGTGGCCTCCTGCGCAAGGACACGCCGCACGAGATCGCGACCGAGGTCAGCGTGAACACGTCGTTCGGCGTGGAGCGCGTGGTCCGTGACGCGTTCGCTCGTGCGTCGGCTCGTCCGCGCAAGCACCTGACGCTCGTGCACAAGACCAACGTGCTCGCGCACGCCGGGTCCTTGTGGTCGCGGGTTGTCGAAGAGGTGTCGTTGCAGCACCCGGACGTGACGGTGGCCTACCAACACGTAGACGCGACAACCATTCACATGGTGACGGACCCGGGCCGTTTCGACGTGATCGTCACCGACAACCTGTTCGGTGACATCCTCACGGACCTCGCGGCGGCGGTGACGGGCGGAATCGGCCTCGCGGCCTCCGGCAACCTCGACATCACCCGGCGCAACCCGAGCATGTTCGAGCCGGTCCACGGCAGCGCACCGGACATCGCGGGTCAGGGCATCGCGGACCCGACGGCGGCCGTGCTGTCGGTGGCGCTGTTGCTCGACCACCTGGGTGAGCGGGAAGCGGCCCGCCGGATCGAGGCCTCGGTGGCCTTCGACCTGGCGACCCGCGACCACGCGTCGCCCGGTGGCACGTACGCGATCGGCGACAGGCTGGCGGCGCTCGTGTCGTCCAACACGTCCCGGACGACCGCGTAG